In the Flavobacteriales bacterium genome, GCGTCGCGTTGGGCCATGCACAAAGAAAGGCAGCGTGACGGTCACACGTCCTCCTGGCGCCGCTCACGGCGTTCGCGCCAGCGGTCGCGCAACCGGTCCCAGCTGCGGCGGAGCTCACCGACGACCTGACCGGCGCGCTCCGGAGTGGCGAGCCGGTCGACCAGCAGGGGAAGCACAAGTCCGGCCACCATGCCGGCCACCCGTCCCGCCGGGGTCTTGCGTCCGGCCCCCACGGCCAGGCCGACCAATTGCCCTGCGGTGGAGCGGGAGGGCGTGAACAGACCACGCAATGCCTTCAGCCAAGGGATGCCACCGACGGCATGGCGCACCCCTTCCCCCAGGAGCTGGCGGCGGAACACTGGATCCTGCAGCCGGGCCCACTCCTGGCGGAGATCGGCGCGGCGCGCATCGCGCATCGCGGTGCGGCGATCGAGCTCGGCCCGCACGGCGGCGATGCTGGTGAACCGTTCAGGAGCGGTCATGGGCCGAGTTCACAATGGACAGGATGATGCGGTCGCGCAGCACCGTGCGCCAGAGCAGGTAGAAGGCCAGGCCGAGGACCACATAGGTGACCGCGCTGAAGGCGAACCCGAGGACGGGGTCATCGAGCCAGCGCGCCAGAAGAAGGGCCCATGCCACACTGAGCATGAGCACCACGCCGCTCACGGCCAGGAGCACCACCACGATCAGGAGCACACGGGCCAGGCCATCCCCGGCGCGCATGGCGGCGTTCAGGGTCAGACGCTTCTTTTCGGCGGTGGCATAATCGCTCAACGCGTTCACCAACCCATGGAGGAAGGCAGCGGGGTCGGTCTCCTTCGGAGCGCCGTCCGCCTCCGACTCAGTGGCCATGGCGGATGTGGTCGGCGGTCTGTTGCGCTTTGGCCGCGGCCTCCTCGGCGGTGGCCGACACGTCCTTCCGGAGCCGGTCCGCGAGGTCGCGGCCCTCCTCGAAAAGGAAGCGCAGGAAGTCCTCCACGTCCTCGCGGGTCATGGTCGCGGTATCCTGGGCCTTGCCCTTCATTTCGCTCCACGCCTGGTGCGCTTCGTCCATGGTGTCGCCGAAGCGATCGCGTGCTTTTCGACCGGCCCCTGCGATGGCCTCGCGGGTATCCTTGCCGCTGCGCGGAGCGAAGAGTACACCCAAAGCGGCCCCGGCCGCGAGACCGGCGAGGAATCCGACGACGCCGTTGGTTCTATCGTTGGACATAGGGAGGGATTTGTGGTAGTGAAGGTACGCGGGGAAATGGGGTAGGGGGGTGATGTCCATCAGTCGCGGATATATGTATGGCCATACATACATCCTCATCTGGTCTCAGCAGCGGGGATGAAGCAGGTCCGTGGCCCGGTGGTGGGTGGGTCCCTCCAGGGCCGATCACCTTACCAGTCCGGAGCTGGTTGTATGTATGGCCATACATATGTCGTTCGCGGGTCTCGATCTGTTCGATTCGTCCGAGGGCCCTTGGGCACCGCATCCAAATGCTTGTCGCTCGGAACCCTGCACCTTCGCCCATGCGTCGGATAGTGCGTCCATGCGTAACTCACGACGGTGGTCCCAGTGTGTTCGATCGCGCTGGATGTGGAGCGGCGGCCCTGACCACGGCGGTTCCAAGTGATCCGTCGTGCTGACCGAACATATGTATGGCCATACATGTGTTGGAGGAGTGTGACTAAACTCTCACTGTTGCTGGCGACCCTGGGCGCTCTTCTCACAGGCTCAACGTCTGTGCCTATGCGGTACTGCGCGCCGATCGGCTCTTTCCGGCGAATGCATCCACCTTCGACGGTCCGGACAGTCGTTGATACCGGGACTCCCAACGGGTGACACACCTCGTTGCGAAGGGTCGCACTGGCCGCTTTGCCAACCAGGGTTGCGACGTATGTATGGCCATACATACGTCATCCTCACACTGTCAATCGCCTTCCTATAGCTCACGGCCCACCATTGGATCGGCATCGACCAGGACCGTCCAATCTCAACGAACCCAACGTATGTATGGCCATACATACGTTCTTCAGGGGTCAGCGCCCCGCACGACATGCATCGACACGCGAGGCACCATTCACACGCTCGCCTCCGGAACCACGACCGCTCCATGGAGCACAACGGTTCCGTCCCGGCGTGCTGGGGTGGGTACCTGCGATGGACGCAACGTGTGCGGTCCTTTCACCTCAACCACTTCCTCTCCATCACGAAGGTCCCGAAGGGCAGGACGCTCGCCGCGCCCAGACCCAGGATGCGTTCGGCATCCCACTTCAGCTTGGTGAACAGCGGCACGGCGGCCACCCAGTACCACACAAAGAGCACACCGTGCGCCCATCCCACCACCTTCACCGCCCAAGGCCAATCGAACAGGTACTTCAGTGGCATCGCGACGAAGAGCAGCACGAGGAAGCTCCACCCTTCGGCGATGGCGACGGTGCGGAAGCGGGAGAGTAGGGGATGCATGAGCGGCAAAGATGGTGGGCACGGTCACCCATGCTGTCACGAGCGGATCAGAATGATCGACGCAACTTCGGTCCTTCCTGGACACGCGTGCGCCATGTCAAGTGTGCATGGCCTGCGCCCTTGTTGTGGCTGTCCGCGCCGCAAGGGCCGGGATGCCGCCCCGGTTCACCCCTTCACCGGCACGCGCAACGCAGTGAACTGCCGGCGTTTCACGCTGTAGCTGTGGCCCTTGCTGATGATGTGCACCTTCATGCCCTCGATGCTGAAGGGCTGGCCCTCCTCCACATCGGCGTAGTCGCTGTAGGTGATGTCGTGGCCGTCGAAGATCATCACCTGCCCGCTGCCGATGGTCTCCAACGTGTCCGCGTCGGTGATCACCACACCGGTGTCCTCGCCCAGCCCGATGCCGATGGCACTGGGATTGGCCGCCACGGCCTGGGTAAGGCGGCTGAAGCGGCCGCGCTCCACGAAATGGCTGTCCACGATGACATCAGCGATCAGCGCGGCGCCGGTGGTCATCTTCACGCCGCCCTTGATGAGCCCGGTGCTGCTGTGCCCCTGGTAGATCATGGTGCTGCTCATGCACATGGCGCCCGCGCTGGTGCCGGCGATCACGAATCCGGCCTCCTCCTCATACCGCCGCTTCATCAGCTGCAGGAAGGCGGTGCCGCCGAAGATGGTGGTGAGCCGCAATTGGTTCCCGCCGCTCATCATCACCCCGTCGGCCCTGGCGAGGCGCTTGATCATTTCGGGCTTCACGTGCGACCGTTCGCGGATGTCGAGCACGTCGACCTCGCTCACGCCGAGCCGGCCGAAGGCCTCGATGTAGTTGTGCCCCACCTCCTCGGGGATGCTGCTCGCACTGGTGATCACGGCGATGCGGGCGGAGGTGCCCCCCATCTCATCGACCACGCGTCTGAGGATGCCTTCTTCGATGAAATTGTGCGTGAAGACCTTGGTGTGGTGGCCGCCTTCCGGCTCCTTGCCCTTGTCCTCGTTCCCACCGATCGCGATCAGTTTGCCTTTGGGTG is a window encoding:
- a CDS encoding YtxH domain-containing protein, whose amino-acid sequence is MDITPLPHFPAYLHYHKSLPMSNDRTNGVVGFLAGLAAGAALGVLFAPRSGKDTREAIAGAGRKARDRFGDTMDEAHQAWSEMKGKAQDTATMTREDVEDFLRFLFEEGRDLADRLRKDVSATAEEAAAKAQQTADHIRHGH
- a CDS encoding DUF3817 domain-containing protein encodes the protein MHPLLSRFRTVAIAEGWSFLVLLFVAMPLKYLFDWPWAVKVVGWAHGVLFVWYWVAAVPLFTKLKWDAERILGLGAASVLPFGTFVMERKWLR
- a CDS encoding cyanophycinase; the protein is MTPKGKLIAIGGNEDKGKEPEGGHHTKVFTHNFIEEGILRRVVDEMGGTSARIAVITSASSIPEEVGHNYIEAFGRLGVSEVDVLDIRERSHVKPEMIKRLARADGVMMSGGNQLRLTTIFGGTAFLQLMKRRYEEEAGFVIAGTSAGAMCMSSTMIYQGHSSTGLIKGGVKMTTGAALIADVIVDSHFVERGRFSRLTQAVAANPSAIGIGLGEDTGVVITDADTLETIGSGQVMIFDGHDITYSDYADVEEGQPFSIEGMKVHIISKGHSYSVKRRQFTALRVPVKG